From a single Pseudalkalibacillus hwajinpoensis genomic region:
- a CDS encoding M3 family oligoendopeptidase, translating to MSTFYVEKFDFKNPAELEEEFKTLLHQSINSADELEKWLLSLSDLMDGIAEGLHGHYIDFQCHSNSEEAKKTIEHDQEYIEPLLKRYEGLFDKKFQESPYRPHLNPEYYKQFLLSKENAIELFNEQNIDLEVEEDRLVNRYFEHTGSLSFKWDGEEKTLSEMFLLMQNGNRGIRKGAMEEIFRTLLTKKNDLQSIMDQLLQIRKRKAENVGLDNYRDYMFKKYERFDYTPDDCKALAEAVRKHVVPLKEKLQRKHQGELGLSEYKPWDTRAVPKDRQPLRPFNKIDELIKGTSDIFDQLSPRFSYLLNDMNERGALDLESRKGKAQGGFCEYLPVSELSFIFMNSTKSQDDFITLLHEMGHCIHNDFKRNQMLFAYQDTPMESAELASMTMELLTMDYWNLMYRDEKDLLRAKKDQLEGIILFLPNGIVVDQFQHWMYENPNHTSEERSKKYMELSQMYDSSFVDWTGQEEWIQNNWQLILHIFEVPFYYIEYVIAQLGAIQMYRKYRENPEMALANYNRALSLGSSVSLTKVYEAAGIHFDFSETMIKGLMDFIEVELDALPAE from the coding sequence CAATCAATTCTGCTGATGAACTTGAGAAGTGGCTGCTTAGTCTCTCTGACTTGATGGATGGGATCGCAGAAGGTCTTCATGGACATTATATTGATTTCCAATGTCATAGTAATAGCGAAGAAGCGAAGAAAACAATTGAGCATGATCAGGAGTATATTGAGCCACTGCTTAAACGATACGAAGGACTTTTTGATAAGAAATTTCAAGAATCACCGTATCGGCCACATCTTAATCCGGAGTATTACAAGCAGTTTCTGCTAAGTAAAGAGAACGCTATCGAACTGTTTAATGAACAGAATATCGATTTAGAAGTAGAAGAAGATCGTTTAGTAAATCGTTATTTTGAGCATACAGGATCACTTTCTTTTAAGTGGGACGGCGAAGAGAAAACACTTAGTGAAATGTTCTTGTTGATGCAGAATGGGAACCGCGGCATTCGTAAAGGCGCAATGGAAGAAATATTCCGCACGCTTTTAACGAAGAAAAATGATCTGCAATCCATTATGGATCAGCTGTTACAAATTCGAAAGCGGAAAGCGGAGAATGTTGGTCTTGATAATTACAGAGATTACATGTTTAAGAAATATGAGCGTTTTGATTATACACCGGATGACTGTAAAGCCCTTGCTGAGGCTGTTCGGAAACACGTTGTTCCGTTAAAAGAAAAGCTTCAAAGGAAGCATCAAGGCGAGCTTGGTCTTTCAGAATATAAGCCGTGGGATACAAGAGCAGTACCTAAAGATAGGCAACCGCTTCGACCATTTAATAAAATCGATGAACTGATCAAAGGAACGTCAGATATCTTCGATCAATTGTCTCCTCGATTCTCCTACCTTTTAAATGACATGAACGAGAGAGGTGCACTTGATCTTGAGAGTCGAAAAGGGAAAGCGCAGGGTGGCTTTTGTGAGTACCTTCCTGTATCAGAGCTTTCTTTTATCTTTATGAACAGTACGAAATCACAGGATGATTTTATTACACTTCTTCACGAGATGGGGCATTGCATTCATAATGATTTTAAGCGAAATCAAATGCTTTTTGCTTACCAGGACACCCCAATGGAATCAGCAGAACTCGCGAGTATGACGATGGAACTGCTTACAATGGATTATTGGAACCTGATGTATAGGGATGAAAAGGATTTACTACGAGCGAAGAAAGATCAGCTCGAGGGAATAATCCTCTTTTTGCCAAACGGAATTGTCGTCGATCAGTTCCAGCATTGGATGTACGAAAATCCGAATCATACTAGTGAAGAGCGTAGCAAGAAATATATGGAGCTTTCACAAATGTACGATTCCTCTTTCGTTGATTGGACTGGACAGGAAGAGTGGATTCAAAATAACTGGCAGTTGATTCTTCATATTTTTGAAGTGCCATTTTATTATATTGAATATGTGATCGCTCAGCTTGGAGCAATACAGATGTATCGCAAGTACCGCGAAAATCCAGAAATGGCACTTGCCAATTATAACCGCGCACTTTCGTTAGGAAGTTCTGTTTCCCTTACTAAAGTATATGAGGCAGCAGGTATTCATTTCGATTTCTCTGAAACAATGATCAAAGGCCTAATGGATTTCATTGAAGTAGAACTTGATGCATTACCAGCAGAATAA